GAAGGCACACAGgttttaaagaattttttttttaaaatttatttactttttatgtGACTGAAACGAAACTGTACCGCAATtagtcatttaaaaaaaaaaaacacaacatGAGATGATTGGTGCTTATGGCTATCACTCCTACGCTAAgtcaagtcagtaaattgaagaaaaatatgAATATAAGGAATTGTTTATAActtaagagtagttgtgtaataaTGGGTACTTTGATTACTGGAACCATTagattttatactataagaagatgtaattaattattatattttctgaaaatttagttGATATTGGCTAATTGATAGGAGATCTCGTTATTATAGGTGTAATGAAAATTTGTTAAATTGTAACAACTAACGGTAACTTTCTATAAAATTTTGTTCTATAGTTGAGAGGACAAGTCTTGATAAAAAGTTAGAATCTACGGTGTCTGAGTAGTCTTTTTAGCTAGTAGGACCAAATATTATCCGATTTACTCTTATCACATGATACTATTTTTAAATGTCAATTCATACTTTATTTAAAAGTATTGTCGTGCTATATCAATTTCATTtcttatgattttaaataaccAAGTAATTATTACTGTTGCATAATTTGCAAGTACGGTgcaattttgtttattttaatattttatgacaGGGTTGTAGTTTTTAGTTTTGTAGTGGTTTTAACAAGGACATTCTGGTTCAACTTCAGTTTAAAAACTTGATCAGTCTTTCAGATTTTTGTAGCTCTTCTATCTTATACCATTTCTTGGTGACAGCAAAAGGAAACAAAAACAAGGACAACATTTTAAAGAATTGCTATAGGAAGAAGCATATAGATTAAGCAACGACCACACTGATTTTTATTGTTTTCAAAATACAGaacattacataaaataaagaaTTGCTTTGGTTTCAAGCAGCAATTCTTTTAAAAACATTAACCTTCAAACCCTTTTTCATATAAAGTATTACAGAAACACATGGACTGACAGGATGATTTTCAACTACTTGAAGAGAATAATTCCACATTATAGAAGCAGCAATGAGTTTAATTTGTATAAAGGATAATTCCTTACCTAAACAACTCCTGGGTCCTGCATTAAATGCTATGAACTTGTAAGAAGGCACATGTTTGATTCCTCCTCCCTCTGAAATCCACCTCTCTGGTttgaattctaaacaatctttACCCCATATTTCTTCCATTCTGCCCATCGAGTAGAAGGAGAACAAGATCCTCATATTTTTAGGCACCCTATGCCCACTAGGAAGAATGTCTTTCTCTATTGACACTTTATGCTGAAAAGGTATTGATGGATACAACCTCAAAACCTCACATATAACTGCATGGAGATAAACTAGTTTTCTTACCTCTTCAATACTGAAAACCCTCCATTTTTCATCTGTTTTTTCTCCTAAAGTTGATTTGATTTCTTCCAAAATCTTTTTCTCTACAGATGGGTGTGTTCCAACAAGCCAAAATAGCCAAACAAGACTAGCACCTACGGTGTCTCTCCCAGCTACCAATAGGCTAGTTGCCATGTCTCTTAGAAACTTGCTTGATTTAAGGTGAATACCTCCttttgctgctgctgctgcaaaTTCATCACCTTCTGCGAAAAAATATGTTAACAAGTCAAAATATTCTCCTTCCGTTTGTTCTTTGCAGTTTTGGTCTGACTGTTCTCGCTTTCTTATAATACATTGCTccaaaaaatcatcaaaaatctTACAAGCTTCCTTCAACTTCTTCTCTTTCCCAATTTGAAGCCATTTTTGCAACTTCCATATGCTTCCAGGCACTGCATGCCGATACATGACAGCCTCTTCTATGTCATCAAAAGCTTTCTGATAAGGAACTTCAGGGAATTCAATAGAAAGAGAATTTGGGTCAAACCCTAAAACCAACTGGCAGATATTGTCAAACGTGAATCGTTGGAAAACATCTTGTATATCTACTTGTGAGACATTTTCCAGAAGTGGAAATAGACCTTGTAAGATCTTTTGCTTCAAAGTAAACTCTACAGCCAACTCAAACTTCTTGTTCTTGATTAATAAAGAGTgaaatatttttctttgaacACTCCAACTATCAGAATCAGCATTGAAAATGCCATTTCCTAGAGGCTCAAAAATTTGCTTGAACTCAGGACCTTTGTGATAGTTGGTGAAGTTCTTGCTTAGAATATGATTGACATTCATGGGATCGCTAATCACCAAAAAATCCATGCCAGTAAACCAAGGTCCTTTGAATGACAATGTGCCTCCACTTCGTCGAAGACCAGAAGTGGTATAATCATGGATATTAGAGAAATTGCGAAGAAGCGATCGAATCATATTGATTCTCTTTCTACCCCACAACCGTAGCCATAGAACAAGAAGAAAAACAATGGAGAAGAATGCTGCTACTTTCTCTGCAGTCCCAAAAACAGTGGCCATCGAATCTACGTATGTTGAGTAGCTTTTGCTTTTGGATGAGCAACTCTACGATGGTCTTTAGGCCTATAGTTATTTATAGATAaatgttttttcctttttctttatattattattattattattattttttatatttttcttaagtGATCCCTTTTATGAAAAGCATGCAATTAATGAAAAATCCTCCTCCAAATGTTGGGACCTTCACTTGTGAATTCTTAGCAAATTTTCTAAAGGGAATTTGAaacagttaatttttttaaattaaaaactaaaaataaggaATGTATTACCATTAAGAAAaatactctcttttttttttttgtaatttataaCTGAAAGTAGAtaattatttaatgaaatatttatttataattaatgatgaaaattaatcatattaattattagaaaataaataaaaataagccacaataatattattttaattaaaaataatatttaaaaattgtaaaaattatattctattattaaaaaaattttaatatgctaaaatctaaaacaccttaatataaatttatataattatttaattataaaattaaaataaatttgtttacctattaataaaaaatataaaaaggaaTATGTATTTATtaggattaaaaaaatatatctattttttttacgTGGACATCATTTATTGGTTAGTGAATATGGTGTGCAATAAGTTTGTGGGGCATCATTTAATTAGTGTAGGTGGATATGGTATGCATTAATTCGTCAAGTTGCACGCATTGATGAAGGAATTgggaaaatataatttttctttttttacactCACTAACTcctcataattttttaatttaaaataattttaatattaattataataattaaattaaaataaacctAAATTACTTAATAAGTTAATTGTAtaataaatgagaaaaaaatactTATTATATCTagaaaatagtttaattttcattataattaCGCTTTGAGTTGCTTCTTGACGAGGTTATTCGTTCGTATtatggaaatttttttttaattttattttaaatgaagatTAGAGATTAAAAgagtaaaatttatttagatacatTTATCACCGGGTTAAGTATGTGAgtgttaaaaaatttttatttaaacttaattttaattaattttatcttagaaaaatttaataaattagattCGATAGCTAAAAAATTTggacaaatataaaaaaaataatttagtggctaatttttttttgttaaaaaaaactttttctaGTGTTTAAAATTTCTTTACTAAAAGTAGCAATTTGTTTTGTATGGCATCATTTATTAGGTTGGTTGAATTTATATGGTGTCAATAATTGGTCCAGTTGTATAAGAAATAATGAAGAATGGGAATGGATAAGTGGAAGCAGAAAGAAGCAATTCACCACTAGCTAATTACCatttaatccttatattttaaaaattaaacaatttgaTCCCTCATATAGACTTCCCTTAGaagtataatttattatgaacttgtgaattttaaaatttttttaataaattaatactcttactgtttcataatttttttcactttattcatatattaaaaaaatataattttttattaattttctagttatatcaattttaaatatattaaattttattaaatattaaaagatattttagaagattttttgaaaataaaataaatataaatagggTTCCAATAGTATTACTAATAGTTAGGTTGTCGCTAAAACTGATTATTAGCGACAAATTCAAATATTCATCacaaaactattattttaaaattttgaagtacacatttttaaattttaataatttttttataagattttgttttagattaataataaattttaataatgtagaatttaaatgtgaaaaatcatttttcaattaatttgaatttaaatagtatattaatacaattaactaattaaatttaaaattttaaacaaaataaaataaaataaaattgtaatcaTCCAATATATGTAAAGACAAATATGAAAATcctattatttttcttctatctacttttacataaattttagaaaatgggTATATAGGAAAGTTAatagaaaattttcattttttaaaactaaataaagtcAATTGATTCAAAACACTTAATATgtatttgcattttaatttgaatattttaattttaatttaattaatttatttttataatttagtataattttaatgaataataaaattttaaatttgatagtatatgtaacaagttgattgtcttttataattatttttaatttatcaattggTCGAAAAGGGCtaatgtttatattattttatattttaatttcaacatttaaattttaaataaattagtttaacatttaaatataatttttttaaatttttattaaaattaaatataaatcatctaattgttaaatatatagtttatatatttaatcgtaataaattttattttaattatgaatattttatagtaaatatattatttaattaaaaataatagtatatatataataattaaaaataatatatttattataaaattttcataattattaatacaaaataaaatctatCTCTAATTAAAGCTGTTGACgatatatttaatagttaaattaccattatctttaaaattaaatatgtcaTTTAACTATAGTTTAGtatgagttaatattattttcatatataaaatttatttatatttaaaagatattaaaatatttttaacattctaTTTAAagtcttatattttaatttttaaaaattaattaaaattatatttaaatataaatattagaccaattaaataaaaattttaacatttgaattaaaataatataaatattaaatttttttcaatcatttagttaataataataataataatatacgtagcatattaattagattataaaattatcacagattaattaaattaaaattaaaaaattaaaattaaaatataaatatgtataaatattaatttttttaaattaattaatcttaaaataatgattaattcgtaatatatatatatatatataattaaatcaaataaaaattaatggaaaaattaattatgtcAGTTGGAAAGTCACCTAATTAGAATTCATAAATTATGACGCAAAAGACAACATACCTATTCATCTTGTTTTCCTGTTGGAAAATAAATGAGTTGTCCTTTTGACCAACTCAGCTTGTTTTGGTATTCATGTGATGAGTGGCACTCAAATCTTTAGATTTTCTGTAGTTATTCTGAGCTTTACCTCTTTCACCTCAAAGCCATATTCTAGTAAGGAAGACGAAAAAGTTAAGCTTtcatactattttttttaaattaaataagttttattattaaaaattttatttgtgaaaatttttttattattgtaagtttaatattaaattttatataaatttaattatattattttaaaatttttataataatttataacggttaatttttttattataaataacttacattttaaaataaaaatcactctcatttttttatgttatttattcttttttcattgtttttttattagattataaattaaaaaaatattttaaactcgttatttttaatataaaaattttatatttatattatatctaTTTAAAATTCCAAAATATATGCACAacgattaaaaatattatttattaataaaaattttgagaatgtatatattttaattaaaaataaaaaataacttatatttagaaaatatctatacaaataaaaattaaatttttaataatatatgtactcatatatttaatttaataataaatacatccaaataaatttaaaaaattttaaattttatttttcaattttccattaccattaaaaacaaaaaaagtacAAATAGATTCTAAATGTTGATGAGTACTTCTCACAAATCTGTTTGTGGTAGATGATTGATCGTACAATTTCATTTTAGTCCAACCAATCAAATATAAAAGGTCATATCTActcttaataattataaaaattttaaaagtaaaatttttctcATCCTAcacttttttctttattaaatttCTTCTGACAGCGTACCTTATTTTTTACTAACCAATGATAAAATATGTATAATTTCTATGacgtaataaataattaaaaatatttactcttccacatgaaagaaaataacttttacataatatatatatttttattataatataacgtaatataatataaattacgtTATAATTTCACCTTTGGATAATGCATTATTTGCTTTTTGAATCCAAGATCTAACCTAATTTATTGCGTCAGTTGAGAAgccaactaaaaattaaaactcataATTTATGATGCAATAAAGATACCGTACCACATTGAAATATTTAAGAAATTGtacactattttttatttttacatttcagaGGCTAAAAGTAACTTTTGTcgtatttcaaaatattaactTTTACACAGTTAATAATTTAAGAATTCATTCGCTAATGACGTCAAATATACAAACGTGACATATTAACGTTAATGGCTAATGCTATATTTAATATGTAATGTTGACGTCATTATTACGTCTAAAGTGGAAATCGCTATATTATAAACCTTTTCtaaatgtaaaaatttaaaagtaaaagtcTTTTAAtcgtaaattaaataaaattttaattcttaatagtaaaattgtataacttttaaaatgcatgagaaaaaaataaaagagagccagaaaaagagagagggagagaagaGAGAAATATAGTGAGATGGAGGGAAAATGAGACAATtgcaagaaagaaagagaaatatATCACGTTatgtttttatcaaaatttcttatttatttttataaataaatgatgaaataaaagagttgaatataaatattataaaaatagtaaaaaaaaaaaattacatcgAAAGTAATTTGAGATAAAGAGGtacaaaagaaaaaacaagAGGATCTTTTATCTTTGTCAGCTTTTGCCTTCCTATTTCACTACTCTCTCTTCTCTCCCTCTCTTACTTTCtttcctattttttttttcatgcatTTTGAAAATTACACACTTTtgccattaaaaattaaaactttattttatttacaattcaaaaatttatatttttaaaattttgctcTAAGGTCGTAAAGAAAAAACAGTTAACGATGTGGCGATAATGCCAACATTCCATGTCAGATCTGGCGATGATGTTAGTATACCATGTCAAACATGGCGATGAGGTCAACATGTTACATCAGTATATTTAACGCCATTAGTCACTAAATCCTCAAATTGCTAACAATATAAAAGTTCAGACcttaaagtgcaataaaaattattttagtctttaaagTGTAAAAGCGCAAAagtacaaataattaaaatgtactttttttcaaatatttatcTATGGATCCATATTAATCTATAATACAAATGTACGATATTTCATATAAATCCCCCCATATATTTAGACCACACATTCATATGGACTCTTGTTTGGATAAGAATTACTCCAATACCATATGTACCcattcattttttaattattatttataaaagtaaaGG
This Manihot esculenta cultivar AM560-2 chromosome 6, M.esculenta_v8, whole genome shotgun sequence DNA region includes the following protein-coding sequences:
- the LOC110616847 gene encoding alkane hydroxylase MAH1 — its product is MATVFGTAEKVAAFFSIVFLLVLWLRLWGRKRINMIRSLLRNFSNIHDYTTSGLRRSGGTLSFKGPWFTGMDFLVISDPMNVNHILSKNFTNYHKGPEFKQIFEPLGNGIFNADSDSWSVQRKIFHSLLIKNKKFELAVEFTLKQKILQGLFPLLENVSQVDIQDVFQRFTFDNICQLVLGFDPNSLSIEFPEVPYQKAFDDIEEAVMYRHAVPGSIWKLQKWLQIGKEKKLKEACKIFDDFLEQCIIRKREQSDQNCKEQTEGEYFDLLTYFFAEGDEFAAAAAKGGIHLKSSKFLRDMATSLLVAGRDTVGASLVWLFWLVGTHPSVEKKILEEIKSTLGEKTDEKWRVFSIEEVRKLVYLHAVICEVLRLYPSIPFQHKVSIEKDILPSGHRVPKNMRILFSFYSMGRMEEIWGKDCLEFKPERWISEGGGIKHVPSYKFIAFNAGPRSCLGKELSFIQIKLIAASIMWNYSLQVVENHPVSPCVSVILYMKKGLKVNVFKRIAA